From Fluviispira vulneris, a single genomic window includes:
- a CDS encoding methyl-accepting chemotaxis protein, with product MEKSHFKFKGLSGQLLILTIIPITLIVLISFLGWHGIKSQNDDLNYIASQRMQILNIINDMRYGVANTARLIWLANANQENKESRDKKIEEAQQQINKLYKLSDDYILFSSRETSKEKMRKIKDSWKEIEAVTFKSVSSLLQLEKFDEVRKVMLGEFHAKVTPVIANLDELENRAVSLNTEFVSKSLSDAEKTKWFSLFAGIFGTIFTIVFSFAVSKKLLRTLVVLSDQIAQSGKDVSQASTYLSSVSLQVSAGTTEAAAALEQTVASVEELSSMVKLNAENAQQAAKLSQTSYKTAEMGETETQKLARSMADISESSKKIEEITTVIDSIAFQTNLLALNAAVEAARAGEQGRGFAVVAEAVRNLAQKSASAAKDISNLIKDSVDKIKKGEEIASSTAEVLNSILVSIKKVSDLNTQISSASHEQANGIVQISKAMNEIDTSTQQNASGSEKVASIASDLTQQSLSLQNYVNQLNMMIHGYSLEVKNMGQSKFTEEQVSLS from the coding sequence ATGGAAAAATCTCATTTTAAGTTCAAAGGTCTCAGTGGACAATTGCTGATATTAACAATAATTCCGATTACCTTAATTGTTTTGATTAGTTTTTTGGGTTGGCATGGAATAAAGTCTCAAAATGATGATTTAAATTATATAGCCAGCCAGAGGATGCAAATCTTAAATATAATTAATGATATGCGTTATGGTGTGGCCAATACAGCGCGCTTAATATGGCTAGCTAATGCCAATCAAGAAAATAAAGAGTCAAGGGATAAAAAGATTGAGGAAGCACAGCAACAGATAAATAAACTTTATAAGCTAAGCGATGATTATATTTTATTTAGTTCTAGAGAAACAAGCAAAGAAAAAATGAGAAAAATAAAAGATTCTTGGAAAGAAATAGAAGCTGTTACTTTTAAAAGTGTTTCAAGTCTCTTGCAGCTAGAAAAATTTGATGAAGTGCGCAAAGTAATGTTAGGAGAATTTCACGCGAAAGTGACACCAGTGATTGCAAATCTGGATGAATTGGAGAATAGGGCAGTTAGTTTAAATACTGAATTTGTTTCTAAATCTTTAAGTGATGCAGAAAAAACGAAGTGGTTTTCTCTTTTTGCAGGAATTTTCGGAACAATATTTACCATAGTTTTTAGCTTTGCTGTCTCAAAAAAACTGTTGCGAACTTTAGTCGTTCTTTCCGATCAAATTGCTCAATCCGGTAAGGATGTTTCGCAAGCAAGTACATATTTGTCTTCGGTTAGTTTACAGGTTTCTGCTGGTACCACCGAAGCAGCGGCAGCACTCGAACAGACCGTAGCGTCGGTTGAAGAACTTTCCAGCATGGTAAAGTTAAATGCAGAAAATGCTCAGCAGGCTGCAAAACTATCGCAAACAAGTTATAAAACAGCAGAAATGGGTGAGACTGAAACGCAAAAATTGGCTCGATCGATGGCAGATATTTCCGAAAGCTCTAAGAAAATAGAAGAGATCACAACTGTAATTGATAGTATCGCTTTCCAGACGAATTTACTTGCATTAAATGCAGCCGTTGAAGCCGCCAGAGCTGGTGAACAAGGACGAGGATTTGCCGTCGTGGCAGAAGCTGTTCGGAATTTAGCACAAAAAAGTGCTTCTGCAGCAAAAGATATTTCTAATTTAATCAAAGACAGCGTAGACAAAATAAAAAAGGGTGAGGAAATTGCTTCTTCAACTGCTGAAGTTTTAAATAGCATTTTAGTATCGATTAAAAAGGTCTCAGATCTCAACACACAAATATCTTCGGCCTCACATGAACAAGCAAATGGTATTGTCCAGATTAGCAAAGCTATGAACGAAATTGATACATCCACACAGCAAAATGCTTCAGGTTCAGAAAAAGTGGCTTCAATTGCTTCGGATCTTACACAACAATCACTTTCTTTGCAAAACTATGTAAATCAGTTGAATATGATGATCCATGGTTATTCTTTGGAAGTCAAAAATATGGGGCAAAGTAAATTTACCGAAGAGCAAGTATCTCTCTCTTAA
- a CDS encoding pyridoxal phosphate-dependent aminotransferase, producing the protein MSQAIIALDRNEYYFDHHAEVLNLFQFYNQQGHSRYAASADHGQLQKALASLFKVDLQKITLTHGAEDALIKSLAWLKLKYKTVVLEDFSWANYNHIAEGLGFQLKKIRTQLKEKSFCLNSNELRNYLDSSEPSVVLLTSPNNPTGHEIEEKELYSLIKRYPRHFFILDMVYAPFVKHEFAPLFCSENSLFVGSFSKFFGLPGLRVGFAIGYLPKAFQLNLGLQPQAIQICRTALQHIDWYQSNRNEMLTFAKSLELLKFKNISIFKTSASFFLVKLPQISDLEQVLSSAESQSYVRPKFLIKDKNPYLRFGLAPENVCKKIENYLSIIDKKFDEKSF; encoded by the coding sequence TTGTCTCAAGCAATTATTGCTCTCGATCGGAATGAATATTATTTTGACCATCATGCAGAAGTCCTGAATTTGTTTCAATTTTATAATCAACAGGGACACTCACGTTATGCTGCGAGTGCCGATCATGGGCAATTGCAAAAAGCACTCGCCTCTTTATTTAAAGTTGATTTGCAAAAAATAACTTTAACCCATGGCGCTGAAGATGCACTTATAAAGTCATTGGCATGGTTGAAATTAAAATATAAAACAGTGGTTTTAGAAGATTTCTCATGGGCAAATTACAATCACATAGCGGAAGGTTTAGGCTTTCAACTCAAGAAAATTCGAACTCAGTTAAAAGAAAAATCCTTTTGTTTAAATTCTAATGAATTGAGAAATTATTTAGACTCCTCAGAACCTTCAGTGGTGTTATTGACGTCTCCCAACAATCCCACGGGGCATGAAATTGAAGAAAAAGAACTCTATTCATTGATTAAACGTTACCCAAGGCATTTTTTTATACTCGATATGGTTTATGCACCTTTTGTTAAACATGAATTTGCTCCTTTGTTTTGTTCTGAAAATTCATTGTTTGTAGGAAGCTTTTCAAAATTTTTTGGTTTGCCGGGATTAAGAGTTGGCTTTGCCATTGGCTATTTACCTAAAGCATTTCAATTAAATTTGGGTTTGCAGCCCCAAGCCATTCAAATCTGTCGGACAGCATTACAGCACATCGACTGGTATCAAAGCAATCGCAATGAAATGCTCACTTTTGCAAAATCTTTAGAACTCTTAAAGTTTAAAAATATTTCAATCTTTAAAACCTCAGCTTCTTTTTTCTTAGTAAAGCTCCCACAAATATCAGATTTAGAGCAAGTTCTTTCATCGGCTGAAAGTCAATCTTATGTGCGGCCAAAGTTTTTAATTAAAGATAAAAATCCTTACCTTCGCTTTGGATTAGCGCCCGAAAATGTATGTAAAAAAATAGAAAACTATTTAAGCATTATCGATAAAAAATTTGACGAAAAATCTTTTTAA
- a CDS encoding DUF1338 domain-containing protein has product MLKLQEKIINKLIKQLWLNYKSKVQQVKKIENAVRSEGDHWSEDHMAFRTLPGPYCGLETLRQVFEILGYKQADEYHFKDKKLMAISMNPPNNKEEHSAKIPPKVFLSVLEPESFSQEFQKCILKYTNDLSESPILKLRNEFNSLKTRPENIDQFVQALTLYLSNGPLWRIPSYKDYELLRKESEYAAWTLVYGNTPNHFTLSIHLMKKFKSLKNFNQFIQKELGIAMNTSGGGLIKGSAEVQLEQSATLAEELLVPFQDGFHKIPYAFVEFAYRHPLSGKKKDGIWSSYYQGFVTDNADKIFESTNLRKQA; this is encoded by the coding sequence ATGCTTAAATTACAAGAAAAAATAATTAATAAATTAATCAAACAACTCTGGCTCAATTATAAATCTAAGGTTCAACAGGTTAAAAAGATTGAAAATGCTGTTCGCTCTGAAGGTGATCACTGGAGCGAAGACCATATGGCCTTTCGCACTCTTCCTGGACCGTACTGTGGATTGGAAACTCTAAGACAGGTCTTTGAAATTCTTGGCTACAAACAAGCAGATGAATACCATTTTAAAGATAAAAAATTAATGGCAATTTCGATGAACCCTCCAAATAATAAAGAAGAGCACAGTGCGAAAATTCCGCCCAAAGTATTTTTGAGTGTTCTCGAACCAGAAAGTTTTTCACAGGAATTTCAAAAATGCATTTTAAAATATACTAACGATTTAAGTGAATCACCCATTCTTAAATTAAGAAATGAATTTAATTCATTAAAAACAAGACCAGAGAATATTGATCAATTTGTACAAGCATTAACACTTTATTTAAGCAATGGTCCACTTTGGCGCATACCAAGTTATAAAGATTACGAACTGCTTAGAAAAGAAAGCGAATATGCGGCGTGGACATTGGTCTATGGCAACACACCAAATCATTTTACCTTAAGTATACACTTGATGAAAAAATTTAAGTCACTCAAAAACTTTAACCAATTTATTCAAAAGGAACTCGGAATTGCTATGAACACCTCTGGCGGAGGCCTTATAAAAGGATCAGCCGAAGTGCAATTAGAGCAAAGCGCAACTCTAGCCGAAGAATTACTTGTTCCTTTTCAAGATGGATTTCACAAAATTCCATATGCATTTGTAGAGTTTGCCTATCGTCATCCACTCAGTGGTAAGAAAAAAGATGGTATTTGGAGCAGTTATTACCAAGGTTTTGTAACTGACAACGCAGATAAAATTTTTGAATCAACCAATTTAAGGAAACAGGCTTAA
- the murI gene encoding glutamate racemase gives MKNNHRPNIAFFDSSQGGLTVWENVLKRFPNLNTQYLGDNARCPYGNKSAETIIKYSSEAALFLLNRNANLLIVACGTASSVAAKEIQKIFNIPIVGIVEGFCRFVGSILENKSRSVAVLGTRFTIKSGRFKEELSLYNINNVWERACPLFVPLVEEGISSGPMADAAADMYLWDIPDDTKIVMLACTHYPRLVHAIAASIERRLGKTIIYKTIDGDWVLILGKNNLEDPIYLVESSLPIVNYVSQFLHKNNSSGIYSQGIKHVFCTDAPSHFENIARFFTTIALPKVEVAEIQS, from the coding sequence ATGAAAAATAATCACAGACCAAATATTGCTTTTTTTGATTCGAGTCAAGGTGGTTTGACAGTTTGGGAAAACGTTTTAAAAAGATTTCCAAATTTAAATACTCAGTATTTAGGTGATAATGCGCGCTGTCCTTATGGAAATAAAAGTGCAGAAACTATTATAAAATATTCTTCAGAAGCAGCTTTATTTCTATTAAATCGCAATGCCAATTTATTAATTGTTGCTTGCGGAACTGCTTCGAGTGTTGCAGCGAAAGAAATTCAAAAAATATTTAATATACCAATTGTTGGTATTGTCGAAGGCTTTTGTCGATTTGTGGGATCTATTTTAGAAAATAAATCCCGGAGTGTTGCTGTACTAGGTACGCGCTTTACGATTAAAAGTGGCCGTTTTAAAGAAGAGCTTTCTTTATATAATATAAATAATGTCTGGGAAAGAGCTTGTCCATTATTTGTTCCGTTAGTTGAAGAAGGAATTTCATCAGGACCTATGGCTGATGCAGCAGCAGATATGTATTTATGGGATATCCCCGATGATACAAAAATTGTTATGTTGGCTTGTACACATTATCCACGCCTTGTCCATGCTATAGCAGCATCTATTGAGCGTCGACTAGGTAAAACAATCATATATAAAACGATCGATGGGGATTGGGTCTTAATATTAGGTAAAAATAATTTAGAGGATCCTATTTATTTAGTTGAATCCTCTTTGCCTATTGTTAATTATGTTTCACAATTTTTACATAAAAATAACTCATCTGGAATATACAGTCAGGGGATTAAACATGTTTTTTGTACGGATGCTCCGTCCCATTTTGAAAATATTGCTCGGTTTTTTACAACAATTGCCTTACCTAAAGTTGAAGTAGCAGAAATCCAAAGTTAA